One Kushneria konosiri genomic window, CAAAAAAAACTGTTCGCGGATATAGAAGTTATAGAGCCGGCCCTGGGATTTCAGATAGTTGAGAAAGCTGAAGCGGCTGGTGGGATCGGCCAGCGTCACCAGGTCGGCCAGAAACGGCGTCTGCAGCGTGGCCTCTTCCAGCAGCAGCCCGGGATGCCAGTTGAAGCTCGGGCGGCGCTCGAGAAACAGTCCGTCGAGATCGTCAATGGGGTCGGTCAGACAGGCCAGGCCAAGATTGAATGGCCCCAGCCCGATGGCGATGAAATCGTGAATGCGACGGTGCATGAAACTCTCCTCGTTGGCCGGATCAGCGTGCAATGGACGGGGCATGGCGTGTCCCGGTGTGGTTATCGCTGGCAGGCGTGGTGGTCTCTTTGGAGCCGTTGTCGGCATCCATCGTGGTGGTAAACGCCTCGCCGTGGATCGCAATCCGTGTGATCAGTCGGTTCATGTCCTCAAGGCGCGTCTGCGGGTTGAGCAGGGTGAACTTGAGATAGAAGCGTCCGTTGACGCGGGTCCCGGCAACGACGCCTTCGCCGCGCCGGGAGAGGGTGTGGCGAATGTGATGGTTGATGGTTTCGATGGTGGTCTCATCGCTGATGCCGGCAGGGCAGTAGCGAAAGATCAGGGTGCTCAGCGCCGGCGTGGTCAGCACGTCGATATCGTCGCGCTCGCGCTCGCGCATCAGGCGGCAGGTCTGGCGGGTCAACGCGATCACGTCATCGAGATAGCCGCCGAGTGCGTCCGCCCCCAGGGTGCGCAGGGTCAGCCATAGCTTGAGAGCATCGAAGCGCCGGGTGGTCTGCAGGCTCTTGTTGACCAGATCCGGAGTGCCGGCGTCGGCCTGGTCGTGCGGATTGAGGTAATCGGCATGATAGGTGACGTGGCCGAGCTGGTGTCGGTCGCGCACCAGGCAGGCACTGCAGCTGACCGGCTGAAAGAAGGTCTTGTGATAGTCGATACTGACCGAGTCGGCCTGCTCGATACCGGCCAGCCAGTGGCGATAGCGTCGCGACAGCAGCAGCCCTCCGCCGTAGGCGGCATCCACGTGCAGCCATATCCCGCGAGACTGGCACAGCTCGGCGATACCAGGGAGCGGGTCGATACTGCCGAAATCGGTGGTGCCTGCGGTGGCGACCACGGCGAAGGGCAGTAACCCATCGTTGTGGCAGTCATCGAGACGCGCGCGCAGCGCAGCGACATCCATGCGATTGTCATCGTCGCACGGCACTGGGATCACGGCGTTATGGCCCAGTCCGAGCAGGGCGGCGGCTTTCTGTACGCTGAAGTGGCTCACCGCTGAGGCGAGGATGCGCAGCCGGTGATGATCGGCGGGCAGTCCGTGGTGGCGGTTGCCGCCATGGCCGGACAACCGTTCACAGGCGGCATCTCGTGCCATTAAAAGCGCCATCAGGTTGGACTGGGTCCCGCCGCTGGTGAAGACGCCATCGGCTGCCTCGCCAAGGCCGATGCGTGCGGTGACCCAGTCAATCAGCTTTTGCTCGATCAGTGTGGCACCGGCGCTCTGGTCCCAGGTCTCCACCGCGGTATTGAGTGGCGTGGCGATCGCTTCGGCGAGAATCGAGGGCAGAGTGATCGGGCAGTTGAGGTGGGCGACGTAGCCCGGGTCGTGAAAGTGGACGGCGTGATCAAGATAAAGCCGCTGGATCTCTTCGAGACCCGCGTCGACATCTGCCAGCGGCCGGTCGAGATCGATGGCGTCGAACTCGGGTTGCAGTTCGCCGGGCTCAACCCCGCTGCAAGGCCTCTGGTGACGAATCAGCGAGCGCTGCACCAGTGATACGCAGCGCTGCATGCCCAGGCGATAGGGCTCAAGGGAGTGATTGCCGAACAGCGTCAGCAGGTGCTCCGGCCTTGGCTCGTGACGGCGCAGGGGTATGGCGGTGGCGAACTCCGTGTCGTAGCGCAAGACATCTTCCTCCTGAACGTGGATTGACGGCGTTGTTCCGTCATTGCAGCGGCCTCACCAGTTCTTCTTTAATGAGAATGAAAATCATTATTTAGTGGTGTGGGTCAGAAGACGCATCGACTCGAATTTTCTGAATCAAATTAACAATTTGTTTCAAAAACATGGCTGTGGAGTTACGACAGGCTCAGGAAAAGCACCATCAGGCGGCCGAGCGGAAAGATGAAGATTGCCATCATATGCTAATGAGAATTATTATCTTTTGGGAAAATTGAATAATGATTTAAATCCGGTCGTCGTGAAGGCGGCGCATTCCTTTCGAGACAGGGGAGTCGTTTTTCCAATGTTGTCAGGCAAGTCCTTCAAGGGACCCATGAAAGGTCTTTCCCGTGTGCCACTGCTTGCGGGCGTCGTACTGAGTGGATGGGCGGGCGATGCGCCGAGCCAATCGGCGCAGGCCGGCGAGCAGGCCACGGACACAATGGTGATCACCGGTCAGAATCTATCGGATGTCGATGGTCCGACGCAGGGGTATACCGCGCAGGCCAGCGAGGCTGGCACCAAGACGGCCACACCATTGGCGGAGACCGCACGCACGATCAACGTGGTCACGCGCCAGCAGCTGGATGATCAGGGCGTTGACAACATCAACGATGCCCTGCTCTATACGCCGGGCGCCTTTACGGGGCTGGCGGGGGCATCCAAACGCTCGGATGTGGTCTCGTTGCGCGGCTTTCATGGTGGCGACGTGGACAACACCTTCCTTGATGGTCTGCGACTGCAGTCGGACCCCGGCGCCTACTCGGCGATGCAGATCGATCCGTTCTTTCTGGAGCGCATCGATGTGGTCAAGGGGCCGGCCTCTGCGCTGTATGGCCGGACCATGCCGGGTGGCATGGTGTCGATGACCACAAAAAAACCACAGCAGAAGCAGCAGGGGATGTTTCGCCTTTATGGCGGCAGCTTTGACAGCTACGGGGCCGGCATCGATGTCACCGGCCCTCTGAACGATCCGGACCTGGGCGCCTATCGCGTCACGGCGCTGGGCAGCAGTTCCGACACCCAGTTCGATGTCGCTGGACGCGAGCGCTATGCGGTCATGCCGCAGCTGACGCTCTACCCGGACGAAGACACCGACCTCACCCTGCAGGCCTATCTTCAGCATGACCCGGCCGGAGACTATCATGGCGCGGTGCCCTATGACCTGAGCGTGAGCGGCGCTCGCTTTGGCCGAACGGTTGATCCTTCCTGGTCGGACGCCGATCCGGCCAATGACGTTTTCAGGCGCAACCAGCGCATCTTCTCCTATCAGCTGCAGCACCGCTTCAACGATCAGCTGACATTCAACTCGCGCGCTCGCTACACCAACATGGATGTGGAGGTAGGCCAGGTTTATCAGACCGGGTTCACCGGCAACGGTGCGGAGCTTTCACGTTACTACTCCGGCTCTGATGAGGACCTCAAGGCCTTCTCGTCCGACAACAACCTGCAGTACGAACTCATGACGGGCGAGGTGAAGCACACCCTGCTGGCAGGCTTTGACTTTCAGCGGCGTAAAAATGACGTGAGGTTCAGCAGTGCCGGTGCCAGAGCGCTTGATCCCTTCAATCCGGATTATTCCGGCAGTGCGCTGATTGATGCGCCGAGCAGAAGCAGCGATGACACCCGCAGAGTGCAGCAGGGCGGCCTCTATCTGAAGGATCAGATGCGCTGGAATCAATGGCACCTGACGCTTGGCGGGCGTCAGGATTTTCTGGATCGCGAGTATCACTCTCACCTCAGTGGTGCCACCGACAGCCGCAGCGACGAGGCGTTTTCGGGCAGTGCGTCCCTGCTGTATCGCTTCGATTCAGGCATCGCACCCTATTATTCCTACAGCGAAGGGTTCAATCCCAGTCCTGATGCCTCGGTGGATGGGATCGTACCGGAGCCGGTAAAGAGTCATCAGCAT contains:
- a CDS encoding TonB-dependent siderophore receptor; this encodes MKGLSRVPLLAGVVLSGWAGDAPSQSAQAGEQATDTMVITGQNLSDVDGPTQGYTAQASEAGTKTATPLAETARTINVVTRQQLDDQGVDNINDALLYTPGAFTGLAGASKRSDVVSLRGFHGGDVDNTFLDGLRLQSDPGAYSAMQIDPFFLERIDVVKGPASALYGRTMPGGMVSMTTKKPQQKQQGMFRLYGGSFDSYGAGIDVTGPLNDPDLGAYRVTALGSSSDTQFDVAGRERYAVMPQLTLYPDEDTDLTLQAYLQHDPAGDYHGAVPYDLSVSGARFGRTVDPSWSDADPANDVFRRNQRIFSYQLQHRFNDQLTFNSRARYTNMDVEVGQVYQTGFTGNGAELSRYYSGSDEDLKAFSSDNNLQYELMTGEVKHTLLAGFDFQRRKNDVRFSSAGARALDPFNPDYSGSALIDAPSRSSDDTRRVQQGGLYLKDQMRWNQWHLTLGGRQDFLDREYHSHLSGATDSRSDEAFSGSASLLYRFDSGIAPYYSYSEGFNPSPDASVDGIVPEPVKSHQHEIGVKYQPPGTEDLYQLAFYDLTQKNVQQRTSVSPVSYISAGDIRSRGVELSANAALTDRLHAIAGYSYNDIEYRDSVSQDGVNIESGNTPVLSPEQTASLWMQYDFPRGIRGGIGGRYVKGSYANAENTRKTDDYMLADAFVSVDLGEFSNELDGATLKLNATNLFDKKHVTGCFSEDYCYFGDERQVTATLDYRF
- a CDS encoding pyridoxal phosphate-dependent decarboxylase family protein is translated as MRYDTEFATAIPLRRHEPRPEHLLTLFGNHSLEPYRLGMQRCVSLVQRSLIRHQRPCSGVEPGELQPEFDAIDLDRPLADVDAGLEEIQRLYLDHAVHFHDPGYVAHLNCPITLPSILAEAIATPLNTAVETWDQSAGATLIEQKLIDWVTARIGLGEAADGVFTSGGTQSNLMALLMARDAACERLSGHGGNRHHGLPADHHRLRILASAVSHFSVQKAAALLGLGHNAVIPVPCDDDNRMDVAALRARLDDCHNDGLLPFAVVATAGTTDFGSIDPLPGIAELCQSRGIWLHVDAAYGGGLLLSRRYRHWLAGIEQADSVSIDYHKTFFQPVSCSACLVRDRHQLGHVTYHADYLNPHDQADAGTPDLVNKSLQTTRRFDALKLWLTLRTLGADALGGYLDDVIALTRQTCRLMRERERDDIDVLTTPALSTLIFRYCPAGISDETTIETINHHIRHTLSRRGEGVVAGTRVNGRFYLKFTLLNPQTRLEDMNRLITRIAIHGEAFTTTMDADNGSKETTTPASDNHTGTRHAPSIAR